Proteins found in one Schistocerca serialis cubense isolate TAMUIC-IGC-003099 chromosome 5, iqSchSeri2.2, whole genome shotgun sequence genomic segment:
- the LOC126481851 gene encoding protein GVQW3-like: MSEQKVHPLIAQCIVIIFLAREGVTTGEICQRLNAQFSDKTLSRTHVFAWHKKFKEGERVENQQHDCRPWTRITNKNICVVKDIIDDDRRARVSEIAQKVGISYESCQAIITNYLQFHFLRNI; this comes from the coding sequence ATGTCTGAGCAAAAGGTGCACCCCTTGATTGCGCAATGCATAGTTATCATATTTCTTGCTCGTGAAGGAGTTACAACGGGGGAAATTTGCCAAAGATTGAATGCACAGTTCAgtgataaaacattatcaaggacacatgtgtttgcctggcataaaaagttcaaggaaggagaACGTGTGGAAAATCAGCAACATGATTGCCGTCCTTGGACCAGAATTACAAACAAAAACATTTGTGTGGTTAAAGACATTATTGACGATGATCGACGGGCAAGAGTATCAGAAATTGCACAAAAAGTTGGAATCAGTTATGAGAGCTGTCAAGCAATCATCACCAACTACCTACAGTTCCATTTTTTACGGAATATCTGA